Genomic window (Fibrobacter sp. UWR4):
CCAATAAGTACCTTTATCTTCTTGATCGAACTCATACTTCCAATTATATCCAGCCCCAAGCAAGCTGTACCCGCTATAGTTGTGTCCGCCGAATCTTGTAGCACGAACCCCCTTTGATCCGGCATCATTACCATCAGCATTCAAGACTATATAAAAATCATCACGGGTTAGCAGACGCCAACCGTTGGGGCAAATGCCCTGGTGGTCCGGCTCGATTTGATCAGCACAGCTCTTGGTATTGCATTCACTGGGCAACTGCATCATCTCGGCCCACTGGTATAGGCCACCGTACATGTCGCAGTTGGTGGTGTCGTTGTCATAACAGTAGCGTTCAATCTTCGAATCGTCCTTCTGGTCCTTGTCGACGGCAACCATCTCGCCAATGTTCAGGTTCTCTGCCATCACCGTGACTGAGGCCGGCTTATTGTTTTTGTCTGTACCATTGATGGTCAGGTAATAGTAGGAGCGACCCGTGCGAGAATCAGTAAACTGCTTATATGCGCCCGTTAAGACACTATCAGAATATAAGGCTCGATAATGATTATACGGGACATATTCACTACTAGACATGGGCGTCGAGGAACTACTCGATGCAACTGATGAAGAAGACTTCACAGAAGAACTGGAAGACTTTACGGAACTACTACTTTGCTTATTGCTTGATGACGAGTTCACCGACGAACTGGACTTAGCCGAACTGCTGCAGGATTTCACCGAGGAACTGCTAGATTCCCGATCGGGGTCGGGAATGACAGAAGAGGATGACGCCCCATCGGCAGGGACACTGCCCTTGACGCTACTGCTAGATCCTTCGCTATCGCTCACGACGCTTGAGGAGGAACCCGGAACAGAAAAGGACGAGTCACCGTTGACGCTGGAGGAGGATTCTTCGTCCTCAACTGCGGAACTCAGGGAACCGTTTTCGCCAGGAGCGCTGGTAGAGTTGGAGTCATCGCCGCAGGCGTTAAAGGCGAACAGCGCAAAAGCGACCGCGCTGGTGAGTGTGATTTTTTTGAATGTGTTCATGTTAAAACTCTGTTAAATGTTTCTATGCAAATCTTGCGCTGTTGATGGATGCCGATTTTGCAGTCATCACGAGCAAATTTTTCTTGCTGATTTTTTTAGACGCGGCTTGGGATTCTTCTTAAAGTTTGGCATAAAAACCCAAAAGACAACTTTCGTCTTAGTTAAAATTTTTACTTTTTGTAGTTTTCTACACATCGAACAGAATATGCATAGGATTTATCTGCATTGGATTCAATGAACCACAGATTGTCGGCAATCAACGTTGATTTTGCCCCTC
Coding sequences:
- a CDS encoding FISUMP domain-containing protein gives rise to the protein MNTFKKITLTSAVAFALFAFNACGDDSNSTSAPGENGSLSSAVEDEESSSSVNGDSSFSVPGSSSSVVSDSEGSSSSVKGSVPADGASSSSVIPDPDRESSSSSVKSCSSSAKSSSSVNSSSSNKQSSSSVKSSSSSVKSSSSVASSSSSTPMSSSEYVPYNHYRALYSDSVLTGAYKQFTDSRTGRSYYYLTINGTDKNNKPASVTVMAENLNIGEMVAVDKDQKDDSKIERYCYDNDTTNCDMYGGLYQWAEMMQLPSECNTKSCADQIEPDHQGICPNGWRLLTRDDFYIVLNADGNDAGSKGVRATRFGGHNYSGYSLLGAGYNWKYEFDQEDKGTYWYYPEEGPSHAQLGANAGYQSRSMTENGVAEVHKIHGFSVRCVKVE